A stretch of the Thunnus thynnus chromosome 7, fThuThy2.1, whole genome shotgun sequence genome encodes the following:
- the sertad3 gene encoding SERTA domain-containing protein 3 isoform X2 — MIMKGQKRKLPPEEVEVSDRSSLAWESQRQFVFSVSLSKYQRGQELPEPSLRRSVLIANTLRQISLEACRAPSVELPLPPCSSSSVLQTREQESIFQGVAAAKHHSAFMVANSQSALPNCHLVSSNCATAAVSSILTALDSTIDGSQQAAPRTPLRSLENLSGFSEGGVAWMKQGVRGYGGSWEQPEECRVRETSMEVMRSSYLSDLTVEDLFQDIDTSLLERDMGILGLRGSGGGYPAGDDLLRYLPPFSPPSSPSHPFSLSLNQNLKCLPSFASFSPSSFSSNSPSLSSPPSSPFSGQNHMREGLELEHLMEILVES, encoded by the exons ATGATCATGAAGGGTCAGAAGCGTAAACTCCCACCTGAGGAGGTGGAGGTTTCAGACAGGAGCAGCCTTGCCTGGGAGAGCCAGCGCCAGTTTGTGTTCTCAGTTTCCCTGAGCAAGTATCAGCGTGGTCAGGAGCTACCCGAGCCCAGCCTGCGGCGGTCCGTTCTGATAGCCAACACACTGCGGCAGATCAGTCTGGAAGCTTGCAGGGCACCCTCTGTAGAGCTGCCGCTGCCACCTTGTAGTTCTTCATCTGTGCTGCAGACGAGGGAGCAGGAGAGTATTTTCCAAGGGGTTGCTGCAGCAAAACATCACTCGGCATTCATGGTTGCTAATAGTCAGTCAGCTCTTCCCAACTGTCACCTGGTTTCATCAAATTGCGCCACAG ctgCCGTTTCCTCCATCCTCACCGCACTGGACTCTACCATCGACGGAAGCCAACAGGCAGCTCCGCGGACACCTCTCAGGTCCTTGGAGAACCTGTCTGGGTTCTCTGAGGGAGGTGTGGCATGGATGAAACAGGGGGTCAGAGGCTACGGGGGCAGCTGGGAGCAGCCGGAGGAGTGCAGGGTACGGGAGACCAGCATGGAGGTGATGAGGTCCAGCTACCTCAGTGATCTCACTGTGGAGGATCTGTTCCAGGATATAGACACCTCCCTGCTGGAGAGGGACATGGGTATACTTGGGCTGAGAGGCAGTGGAGGTGGATACCCAGCTGGGGATGATCTCCTACGATACCTGCCGCCTTTCTCTCCCCCATCATCCCCCTCGcaccccttctctctctctctcaaccagAATCTAAAGTGCCTGCCTTCATTTGCCTCATTCAGCCCATCGTCTTTCTCATCCAACTCgccttctctctcttcaccGCCATCCTCTCCCTTCTCTGGTCAGAATCATATGAGAGAAGGACTTGAGCTGGAGCATCTGATGGAGATCCTGGTGGAGTCCTGA
- the sertad3 gene encoding SERTA domain-containing protein 3 isoform X1: MIMKGQKRKLPPEEVEVSDRSSLAWESQRQFVFSVSLSKYQRGQELPEPSLRRSVLIANTLRQISLEACRAPSVELPLPPCSSSSVLQTREQESIFQGVAAAKHHSAFMVANSQSALPNCHLVSSNCATGMSPASCYSSTSMCVQEDDEDWGSMSTDPDFSLSAAVSSILTALDSTIDGSQQAAPRTPLRSLENLSGFSEGGVAWMKQGVRGYGGSWEQPEECRVRETSMEVMRSSYLSDLTVEDLFQDIDTSLLERDMGILGLRGSGGGYPAGDDLLRYLPPFSPPSSPSHPFSLSLNQNLKCLPSFASFSPSSFSSNSPSLSSPPSSPFSGQNHMREGLELEHLMEILVES, from the coding sequence ATGATCATGAAGGGTCAGAAGCGTAAACTCCCACCTGAGGAGGTGGAGGTTTCAGACAGGAGCAGCCTTGCCTGGGAGAGCCAGCGCCAGTTTGTGTTCTCAGTTTCCCTGAGCAAGTATCAGCGTGGTCAGGAGCTACCCGAGCCCAGCCTGCGGCGGTCCGTTCTGATAGCCAACACACTGCGGCAGATCAGTCTGGAAGCTTGCAGGGCACCCTCTGTAGAGCTGCCGCTGCCACCTTGTAGTTCTTCATCTGTGCTGCAGACGAGGGAGCAGGAGAGTATTTTCCAAGGGGTTGCTGCAGCAAAACATCACTCGGCATTCATGGTTGCTAATAGTCAGTCAGCTCTTCCCAACTGTCACCTGGTTTCATCAAATTGCGCCACAGGTATGTCTCCAGCAAGCTGCTACTCAAGTACATCGATGTGTGTACAAGAAGATGATGAGGACTGGGGATCGATGTCCACCGATCctgatttctctctttcagctgCCGTTTCCTCCATCCTCACCGCACTGGACTCTACCATCGACGGAAGCCAACAGGCAGCTCCGCGGACACCTCTCAGGTCCTTGGAGAACCTGTCTGGGTTCTCTGAGGGAGGTGTGGCATGGATGAAACAGGGGGTCAGAGGCTACGGGGGCAGCTGGGAGCAGCCGGAGGAGTGCAGGGTACGGGAGACCAGCATGGAGGTGATGAGGTCCAGCTACCTCAGTGATCTCACTGTGGAGGATCTGTTCCAGGATATAGACACCTCCCTGCTGGAGAGGGACATGGGTATACTTGGGCTGAGAGGCAGTGGAGGTGGATACCCAGCTGGGGATGATCTCCTACGATACCTGCCGCCTTTCTCTCCCCCATCATCCCCCTCGcaccccttctctctctctctcaaccagAATCTAAAGTGCCTGCCTTCATTTGCCTCATTCAGCCCATCGTCTTTCTCATCCAACTCgccttctctctcttcaccGCCATCCTCTCCCTTCTCTGGTCAGAATCATATGAGAGAAGGACTTGAGCTGGAGCATCTGATGGAGATCCTGGTGGAGTCCTGA
- the blvrb gene encoding flavin reductase (NADPH): protein MSDSIKNVAIFGATGMTGLATLPQAVAAGYSVTVLVRDPAKLPADHKASRVVVGDVLNKDDVKKTLEGQDAVIIILGTRNDLSPTSMMSEGTKNIVEAMKARGIRKVIGCMSAFLLWDRSKVPPRLVPVTEDHDRMYTVLKTSGLDYVAVMPPHIGGDLPLTERYATAENMLRGRAISKHDLGHFFVKCLSTSEWDGKTVGLWGEYK, encoded by the exons ATGTCGGACTCCATTAAAAACGTCGCGATATTTGGAGCTACGGGAATGACCGGGCTGGCGACTCTCCCGCAAGCGGTGGCTGCAG GGTACAGTGTGACCGTGCTGGTGCGGGACCCTGCCAAGCTGCCTGCTGACCACAAGGCATCCAGGGTGGTGGTGGGAGACGTACTGAACAAAGATGACGTGAAGAAGACTCTGGAGGGCCAGGACGCTGTTATCATCATCCTGGGCACCAGGAACGACCTCA GCCCGACCAGCATGATGTCTGAAGGCACCAAGAACATTGTGGAAGCCATGAAGGCTCGCGGGATCCGCAAAGTTATTGGCTGCATGTCAG CCTTCTTGCTGTGGGATCGCTCTAAAGTGCCTCCCCGTCTGGTTCCTGTGACAGAGGACCATGACAGGATGTACACAGTGCTGAAGACGTCTGGACTGGACTACGTGGCCGTCATGCCTCCTCACATCGGTG GCGATCTTCCTCTGACAGAGCGTTACGCAACGGCAGAGAACATGCTGAGAGGAAGAGCCATATCTAAACACGACCTGGGACATTTCTTCGTCAAATGTCTGTCCACCTCAGAGTGGGATGGCAAGACAGTGGGACTGTGGGGAGAGTACAAATAA